The genomic segment CGGGCCACCGCGACCCGCTGCTGCTCACCGCCGGAGAGCTCGTGCGGGTAGCGGTGCTCCTTGCCACCGAGCCCGACCAGCTCCAACACCTCGGGCACGACCCGGCGGGCCACCGCCTTGGTCTTGCCGATGACCTCCAGGGCGAAGGCGACGTTCTCGTACGCCGTCCGGTTCGGCAGCAGCCGGAAGTCCTGGAAGACGCAGCCGATCGAGCGCCGGAAGTGGGGGATCTTCCAGGACCGCATCGAGGTGACGTCCTTGCTGTTGACCATGACCCGGCCCTTGTTGGGGGTCACCTCGTGCAGCAGCAGCTTGATGATCGTCGACTTCCCGGAGCCGGATGGGCCGATGAAGAAGACGAACTCACCCTTCTCGATGCCGACGGACACGTCGTCGAGCGACGGCCGGGACGCCTTCGGGTACGTCTTCGTCACTTGCTCAAGCTGAATCACGGGTGGTGAGTCTACGCGTCGTCACCGAAACGCCAAGTCCACCGGGGACCAATTCCGCCAGCATTTGTCGGAAAGGAGT from the Solwaraspora sp. WMMD1047 genome contains:
- the ftsE gene encoding cell division ATP-binding protein FtsE, whose translation is MIQLEQVTKTYPKASRPSLDDVSVGIEKGEFVFFIGPSGSGKSTIIKLLLHEVTPNKGRVMVNSKDVTSMRSWKIPHFRRSIGCVFQDFRLLPNRTAYENVAFALEVIGKTKAVARRVVPEVLELVGLGGKEHRYPHELSGGEQQRVAVARAFVNRPLILLADEPTGNLDPDTSIEIMRLLDRINRTGTTVVMVTHDSNIVNQMRRRVIEIESGRIVRDQARGVYG